In Erigeron canadensis isolate Cc75 chromosome 8, C_canadensis_v1, whole genome shotgun sequence, the DNA window TGTGATTTGAGGTAATGAGATTTAGTTATACTTATACTATATgctttattgttttgtttaattaataataaagtagTGTGATTTTCAACGGTATAATGAAAtgttaggggtgtttggtatgatggaatgaaaAGGGAAGAAAGGAAATAGGAAAgattttctttgtttgtttacAATGACAAAAGGGagtgaaaatggaaaaaaaaaaaaattttgttttcaagatgttatatgtattaaatttattattatttaaaattttatttttttatatatctattttctgtgggtaccaaacaacggaattcattctctttccaaatacttatTCTGTTTCTCACTATTTTCAATCACTCTATGAATGAATAGTTttgtaaaaatgaaattttattttaatcagtAGTTATTATTGTTGCTCTCTGAATACGCCAACAGGGGGTTTTGAACAGTTAAAAAATGTTAGTTATATAGTACTCCcccgtcccatattaagtgttatagtttgactttttgagtttttttctttcaactttgaccgtaaatactTTGGtctgtgttatataacacttgatataacatatatgaattaattgagttttatatgtacttttcattgatataactttcatcaattaatgtataacacaaacaaagatatttatggtcaaagtcggaagaaaaagacttgactgGTCAAAACTGGACAACTAAAATAGGACGAAGAGAGTATGTCTTTATCTTTATAAGGCATAGGATAGGACTATAGATtaagattctctaaagttatttCAATTTCATAGGTGAGTTGGAGTAACTTCAACCATTGGATTAGATCCAATGATCAAGATTAAAAGTTGATGTTTTAATTTTGACCATTagatttaatccaatggttaatATTACTCTAACTTCACCTATAAAGTTGGAGTAACTTTAGAGAATCCTAATCCTATTATACGGTCATAAATTCAAATCTCACATGGAgggtatttttatatttaatgagtttcattttaaattgttgtagtgttattattaattagtaagAATATGATCCGGTGCTATCTATCCTGATGACGTGATGATACTTAAGTGATCTGTCAGTGGTCCAAATTTATCGTTAAAAAAACCCCTTAGACTGAAAATATAGTACAGCCACTCTTAATAGAGGAGAAAAATTAGATAAATGGCTGGAACGGGCCGGGCTTGTTCTAGGCTTCTAGCCTTAGTTTTAATGAAGATATTGGGCCTGTGGGTCTGGGCTTCAGGTTAAAATTGTACCTTTCGTTTCGATGTACTCGTAGCAGTTAGTATCTAGGACTAAAATAACgaaaataataatgtaaaattgtaaatgCAATGCTTTCTGAATATAGAACCCaatgtaattttcttttttgttattccTTTTTCTGAGAATAGCATATATTAATTGTAAGTAAATAATTTTcgaaatttattatttaattaacgTAAATGAGTTAAAGCCCAAAACCTCCCGTAGAAACTTAAAAGTCTATAACCTTCCCTTTAAATCAGTGACCAAGAAATCCATTAATGTAAATTATACTATGATGTGAAAGACAATATACCTCTAAGGCTCTAAgcatacaatatatatagtatcaCCAAACACGTATCATCATCTTATTAACGCATATAAAAATCCCAACATACTAAGGTCTAAGCATATTGCATGTTTTTAGTACAATCAGCAGGAGAAAAAGAAACCTTTTGATTCACCAAATCAAACGCTACTAAAAAATTTCGTTGCAACAAGTTTCCAGTTATTGCCAAATCATCCGTAGGCAAAATCGTCAAACAGCTCAGCCCAGTTTCGACCTCTGAAAACGTGTTCATCGGGAGCACCTCAATCGTGGCACCAGTGAACTGAAACGTAACCTTTGGGACTCGATCAAGATCCAAGTCCTTATAACAGACCCCAAATGTTCCCCATGGGTCTGGCACGCTTTCTCCCTCAATGGCTTCGATTAAACTCGAGGATAGATCATTATATAACTTCCGAGGGATAAATGTTAATGTAGTCCCCGAGTCTATAACAATATTACCTTCTTGCACATCATTTTTCAAAGATGTTTGTGGGAATGACAAGTTATTGTTTCCAACCGATATGCTTTCTAACGTAACGTAGTAGAAAGTCGAGGGTTCTTTCATTACTAGGGACGTAGAAACGACATTTAGGCTAGTGATATTAGCATCACTACTACCGAAGTGAATTTTGCTAGTTTGATTTGTTGTATCGTCAAGATATGGAATGAGACAATAAGAAAATTTTCCTTGAATAATTGATGTTAATTGGTTAACTATAGAATATGGGCCATGACCTAGACCAACAATACCACTAGCACCCTCACTAAAAGTTCCCTTGTTTTCATGGCCACACCCAAACACAACATTTTCGAAAGAGGTTGGCCCAAACCAAAAGGTGTCCGTGCCCAGGTCTCCTAACGAGTAGCTCTGGTCGCCATAGATTATTTTGTAACTACACGTATTTTTTGAGTTACAAGGTGTTTCTTTGTTCTCGGTTAAGATTTCACAAGGTTTTGACATGCACGAAAGAGATTGATAAGTGGAGGAAGTTAAGGGATCTAGGATAGGGACACCCATTTGCTTGTAACAGCCCTTGCAGGGTTGACACTGGGCCCATGTAAGGTCTGACCCGGTGTCAACCTCGCCAAGGACTTGTACAGGTGGGTTCCCAATTTGAAATTTCATGACATATTCTCCCATGACCTCGGAAACATCTGCTTCAATCTTGGAGGTAAAGCCAGCCCTTCTCGAGAGACGAGAAGCACGGGAAATAGAATGAAGAAAAGTATTTTGTAGACGATCTATCCCGATATTGGCCGGGTTATAGAGAGGGGAGACTTGAGAGTCTCTATTAATAAGATCCATGGTAAAACCACTAGGGTGCCCATGAGGTGTCGAGAGTAAAAAAGTGATTGCGATTAAGAAAAAGAGAAGagaaatatttttcataattaagaATTGAAGATAATGGGAAGGATTAATGAAGATTTGAGTCGAAATTTATAAAGTGAAAAACGCAAGAattacaagaaaaatatatgaatttgGTAAGTCAAACTCTAATTACGTACATTGACTATTGGTATTATAGGAATGGAAATTCGTATGTGGTTAGATAATTGCAATAGCATATCTTTGCATATATACATTAGCAGTTTCCATAACTTGTAAGCtcaaatacaaaataaatataatcaaTTTCTAATTTCTCTAGCAACTCTAAATTCTTATCCTTCAAACATTATTTTAGCTTTTATTCAGCACTAATCGTGTTAAACAAGTCCTATCAGAAACAAATATGTGAATATTTTGTGATGTTTATAGAACCGTGAACCTTAATTAGCTGGAATTAATCCATGAAAGTTTTAACCTAAAGATATACCTTAATTGAACTCTGATGATCTCTTTCAAAATCGTCATTGCATATATTGCACTTAAAATACACATCTCCATTTCAAAATTTGCACACATATAAAGACTAAAGATACATTCTCATATTAAAGGCCATAATTACtctatgtatttttaaaaagataaaacttAATTTAGTTAACCAGGTAaatctttttaacaaaataactaaACTTGATTAACTTAATATTTTGTGACACCTAATAATTGTCATCAGGCCCAAGCCCAAAACGGCTCAAtgctttttgaaaattttgtgacACTAATATATAATGAGTTGGACGAGTTACGagtatatttcatatatatatatgaaattcaaGTAAATGTATGGTTCAAATTGATACAAATGTTCATGTCATTTCTGAAAAAAGGGTTAAAAATTATCTGGAGATAAAAAAAGGATTTGCTAAATATAACCCTttgggctgtgtttaaggtgcataatttatttgtatatttaccatgaaaatcaaaaggcgaacttttaatatgaaagatataagttttttatgcacgttaaatacagcccgcATTTAGCATTtccatatttaaaattaaaacaaaaggaTTAAAATCGacatttaattaagaaaaataaatgcaTTGGGGATGAATATCGTTAACAAGTTATTTGAATATGTAACTTGATAAATCAGGACCATTCGAATAAGTTACTATTTTTATCGCAATATGCTTTAGGCATCTAAATATCAAATAGCAATGggcaaatatttaaaatttagaaatacAAAACACACAAAATTTTGCtacttgaaaaaatatataacacatCAATTTTATTCATTGAGATATATTCTCCAACATACTAAGCATACTACTGCATATTTGTAGTACAATCAGTAGGCGAAAATGAAACCTTTTGATTTACCAAATCAAATCCAACCAACAGATTACGTTGCAACAAGTTCCCAAATATCGCCATATCATCCGATGGAACAACCGTAAAACAACTGATCCCCTTTTGGACCGCCAAAAACGTGTAAACCGGCGGTACCACAACCTCAGCTCCAGTGAAACGAAACGTAACATTAGGGACTTTTTCAATATTCAAATCCTTGTAGCAAATCTCAAACATCCCTTGCGGGTCTGGCACGCTTTCTCCCTCAATGGCTTCGATTAGTCTTGAGGATAGGTCACTATAGAACTCACGGGGGACAAACGTTAACGTTGTCCCCGAGTCTATGATAATGTTACCTTCGTGCACTTCATTTTTCGACGAACTTTGTTTTTTTGACACATTATTGTTTCCAACCAAGATACTTTCTAACGTGACATAATAGTAAGTTGGGGGGTCTTTTTTTATTAGGGGAGTAGAAACGACATTTGGGTTGGAAATATTGGCTTCACTACCAAAATGAATCTTGCTAGTTTGATTTGTTGTTTCACTAAAATATGGAATGAGACAATAAGAAAATTTTCCTTGAATAATTGATGATAATTGGTTCACAATAGAAAGTGAGCCACCCCCAAGACCAACAATACCACTAGCACCCTCACTAAAAGTGCCATTATTCTCATGACCACAACCAAAGACAACGTTTTTTAAAGGTGTTGGCCCGAACCAAAATGTGTCGGTCGCGAGGTCGCCTAACGAGTACGACCGATCACCATAGCCCATTTTGTAATGGCAAAGATTGTTCGCGTCACAAAACAATTGGTTATCGGATAGGGATAAACAAGGTTTCGACTCACAAGAAAGAGATTCGTAAGTGGATGAAGAGGAGGGTACAAGAAAGGGTGGGCCCGTTTGCTTGTAACAGTATTTACATGGCTGACATTGGGCCCATGTAAGGTCTGAACCAGTGTCAGCCACGCCAACAACTTGTACTGGTGGGGTTCCAATCTGGATTTCCATTAAATATTCTCCCATAACCCCGGAAATATCTGCCTCAATCTTAGAGGCAAAACCAGCCCTTCTCAAGAGACGAGAAGCACGAGATATAGAACGAAGAAAAGCATTTTGAAGACGGTCTAACGGTGCATTGGCTGGGTTGTAAAGAGGGGATAGTTGAGAGTCTCTATGAATAAGATCAAGCGtaaaaccaccaccaccaacgtCATGGTGAGGCCTTGAGAGACAAACTGAGATTATTGTGATtaagagaaaaagaagagtAAATGTTTTCATGATTAAGATAAATGTGTGAAGGATTAGTGAAGGTTTGGTCTAAATTTATAAGGTGGAAATGCAAAAGTTTACTGGAAATTAAATGAATTTGGAAGGTCATATGCTAATTAAACTGATTATTAGTATTAAAGGAAGGGATATTGTAAATGCGTTTAGACTTTAGATAATGACCTAATACACATTCATATCCTTTCATACATTGCCAGCAGGTTACATGTATAACGTATTAATTTCCAATTTCTTATGCAAATTAATGtgatatatattctaaaaatatacgatatataattaatttccAATGTCTAATATCTCATTTTGAAATCAAATTTACAAACatcatttttatagtttttgatATGCATTAATCATTCCATTTATACCAAACATCAAAAAGTGAAGaagaaaacttataaaaaaaaaagtgaatcaTAATATGCTGGAATAGGTTTGGTGTACATTAGAGATGATCCTGTACAAAATGTTTTGtgtcacaaaaaaaaatacatttgtACTGTATTGTTGTATGATGTATATTGTGTATGACAAAAGTATTTTGTGTATTATGAATCATTATCCTTCTCGGCAACCCCAATTATACCAATAAAGTGTGGTGGCCTGGTGTGTTTTTTGCTGGTCCTTCATTAAAATTCTACTTAGCGTTAAATGTAGCAAGATTTGGCCAAGACAACTGATTATTTTGGTTTAAAATGTGGCACATATTCTTGGATGGTGaacaatattttaaataccgATAAATATAAGCCGGTATTACCGGTTTTACTGGTACCAATACCTTGGTATTTTGAGCCCGGTAATTTTAGTATTTTCACTAATCAATACTGGCCGGCATTTCCGATATTCTCGGTTTTTTCTGGTATTATCGTTCCGGTATTTtcagaatttaaaaaaaaaaattgatttttaaaaaaaattatttatatgatatttttatgttactttttgttatttatgaactttaaaacttatattttgttattaaatatttatttgttattatttttgagtgattataattgtattttgactatttttgttgagatgtaacaagttttgtaggatttttatgaaaaaataaaataaattaaaaatagttgtaCCGGTTGGTATTTCTGATAATACCATTAATATTGGTAATACTAGAAAATTTGTTCACACcggtatgactaaaataccggtttttaaaacattaattgtGAGGAACAAGTTAGGCAGTTGTCGTttaggggggagggagtggtaGGGATGGCAATGGTAATCCGATCCAATGAACATCCACCCGATCCGATCTATCATTGGTGGATATGGATAACGCTAAGTGGATGAATATTGGATGTGGAGTGGATATGGATGTTTAATGGAGTGAATATGGATGAAAGTTTATCATCCATTGATGTCATCCATTAacccaaattaattaaatttgttattattatttatattattacatataaaaatgCACATGTGTTTaacatattttacatttttgttatatttgtatataacttGTAACTTTTGATATGGTATGTTCCTAAAATCTGTAAAAGGAATTAAACTAGTAGTAAGTATTCAATATTTTAGACTTTTGGATTGCAAAAAGTGCGGAAAACATTATGTCTTTTGGTTGTACAAGTTATAAAACTAGTGATTTTTTGATTGAATAATATAGAGAAAAACCATGGCTTGTGAttgtcaaaagttaaaaaacatatttattgATAACAATTATGTTTACTacatatttgaagtttttttttttttttttcaaaaataatttaaggACATCTAACGGATATCCATTTATCCATCTAATCCATTGGATATGGATATGGATATGGATGgatgaaaactttttaaatGGACATGGATGTGGATATGAATGATAGAAAAATAAATGGATATGGATGTGGATATGACGACATCCAATCTATATCCGATTCATTGTCATCCCTAGGGAATGGTCACCTTTTCTCATACTTTACCACTTTTTCACATCATCAATTACCAATAAAAATCTTCACTTCAATTTTTCTCAATCTTTTCCAAACATTCTGAAATCATTGACGCCACTTTTACCAAACTTTCTCACATTTTCACctcatcatttttcttttatttatttttaatattatatgtttttaatactataaaaataaaaacatgacatTTGAGGTCCCCACTTTCTCATCCAACCAATCAATCACCTTCTTTCTCTTCTCTCTCTTTTATCTCTCTTCACTCCCCTCCTTTCCTCCATTCGATGTTCTTCCCCGTTTTGCCTTGTCTCTCTCCATCGGTaaagtggtggtggcggtgtacCTGCGCGTAACCACGTGGTAAACTTTCTTCTCTGTGTACCACTCCCTCCTCcccttataaaaatatatgctcCGTATGTGATTAAGTGAAGTTTTATTGATTGCTAATCTACTATAATTAATTTTCGAATGCCATGAAACAACAAAAAGCTTTGACAAATTCGACAATCTAAATCTCCAATTTTCCTAAAAGAATTCTTACCGTACTATACAAGGCATGCATGTACggtcattaatatattttactCGTACATTACACATGTTGAGTatctaacatatataataaaagagcatCCTAAATTCTAACATGAAAAAGCAATAGCGTTTGGATAGATTAGTCCAATGTTGATCTAACAATTGAtttttttgatgatgtcattgcCCAAATATAGTTAAATTATGTTAAACCCCTTAGTTAAATCACacattaaaaaagataatgctATTATATACGACTTTTCCAAATTTTGAATTGGTCCTATAAACCATCTAGGCAAATTAATTACAAATTGActactttgatttttttaaaaaaacattcaaatagaatatattatcaaattattttttgcaagttaaatatattaagtttaattttaaacaaGACATGTTAAGAtttaataatattgttttaacAATGTTTTGTATCAAAATttattatctaccaataaatttttacaatatCGTAATATAACAAACATAGATTAGAATTTGAAGaatgatcatattttaattatactattaaagtaactattttttataattataaattgtaagaattattttccatatataataatgatcatattttaacttattaagttaaagttaaacataaaattttcttaaaaacatatatgacAATATTATTTTCATCTAATCCGCATTAGCATTAGTAAgggaagagaaagaaaagaagagaagaaAGGTGGACGAAAGCAAAGAGCAAGTATGAGTCTCCTGCTCTTAAAAGGAATAGCACAAGCGCTAAATGactataattaaaatttgaattttatgaaAAGGTTCAGACTTTTTCAATTGTCAATTAaggtttatcttttattaaagatttataaacgtatataaatatcaatgtcaagctatataatattaatattttgttagttatatatgttcatccgcgtaatacgcgagaaagTAATCTAGTTGtataatacaataatatgaAATATTTAATGGTTGATATTCTTTTCGTTCTAATTTAAATGTCTAAATTTAACTTAGTaagtctttttttatatattttgaccgtaagtatttttgtttgtataatatatatcactccaatgaaagttatatcaatgaaaaacacatttgaaactcaatatatccatatattttacatcaaatattGTATAACACAAACCACGAAATTTACGGTTAAAATTGCGACACTTCATAAATACTCAAACTAGAAGATTTAAAGTATATGCCTAAAAATGGTAGTATACGACGATTCAA includes these proteins:
- the LOC122610503 gene encoding aspartic proteinase CDR1-like — translated: MDLINRDSQVSPLYNPANIGIDRLQNTFLHSISRASRLSRRAGFTSKIEADVSEVMGEYVMKFQIGNPPVQVLGEVDTGSDLTWAQCQPCKGCYKQMGVPILDPLTSSTYQSLSCMSKPCEILTENKETPCNSKNTCSYKIIYGDQSYSLGDLGTDTFWFGPTSFENVVFGCGHENKGTFSEGASGIVGLGHGPYSIVNQLTSIIQGKFSYCLIPYLDDTTNQTSKIHFGSSDANITSLNVVSTSLVMKEPSTFYYVTLESISVGNNNLSFPQTSLKNDVQEGNIVIDSGTTLTFIPRKLYNDLSSSLIEAIEGESVPDPWGTFGVCYKDLDLDRVPKVTFQFTGATIEVLPMNTFSEVETGLSCLTILPTDDLAITGNLLQRNFLVAFDLVNQKVSFSPADCTKNMQYA
- the LOC122610504 gene encoding aspartic proteinase CDR1-like, coding for MKTFTLLFLLITIISVCLSRPHHDVGGGGFTLDLIHRDSQLSPLYNPANAPLDRLQNAFLRSISRASRLLRRAGFASKIEADISGVMGEYLMEIQIGTPPVQVVGVADTGSDLTWAQCQPCKYCYKQTGPPFLVPSSSSTYESLSCESKPCLSLSDNQLFCDANNLCHYKMGYGDRSYSLGDLATDTFWFGPTPLKNVVFGCGHENNGTFSEGASGIVGLGGGSLSIVNQLSSIIQGKFSYCLIPYFSETTNQTSKIHFGSEANISNPNVVSTPLIKKDPPTYYYVTLESILVGNNNVSKKQSSSKNEVHEGNIIIDSGTTLTFVPREFYSDLSSRLIEAIEGESVPDPQGMFEICYKDLNIEKVPNVTFRFTGAEVVVPPVYTFLAVQKGISCFTVVPSDDMAIFGNLLQRNLLVGFDLVNQKVSFSPTDCTTNMQ